Within the Oryctolagus cuniculus chromosome 19, mOryCun1.1, whole genome shotgun sequence genome, the region tacagagaggcagaggcagagccagtggcagagagagaaagaaagatgtcttccatctgctggttcactcccagatggctacaacggccagagctgggccgatctgaagccaggatccaggatccaggagcttcttctgggtctcccacgtggatacaggaacccaaggacttggagcatcttctactgctttcccaggccatagcagagaactggatcacaagtggagtagccgggactccaaccagcgcccatacagaatgccagcactgcaggcggcagctttacccactactccacagccgggctccacttttgattccagcttcctattaatgccaaccatgtgggaggcctgcattgagttctgggctcctggcttcagtctggcccagcctgcctgtcgtgggcatttagggagtgaaccaatggatgggacatctctgcctgcctttcatagagcatgaaaataaatttttacaaaagtaaAGCCAAAGTAGAgacattttcatctttgattGCCCCAAGTACAAGGGGTTGGTTAGAATTCAGGGGAAGCATTAGGATGGCTGGATAGAGTCAGTGAGGACACAAAGTGGCTTTGGGAAGAATTTTGAGGACTCTAAAATATTGGCAGTTTTAGGTTTCGGTGGTAGTGGTGGGCAGTAACATATTGCTTCCCATAGATTTCTTTGTGTCATAGGGAATGTCAAAGACATATTTCTTCCCAATTAGACAAAGAGAAGCTATAGACACGTAATTTtgttagaaaaaattttaaaaaaccccaaGCACTATAAAAAGAAGCCCACCACTAGCACGTTTTTATAACAATTCCGTGGGTGCCAGATGTTGTTGCTGTGGatccattctgagaggaggatggtggtgggggcaagaggtgtggagtcaccacacagaccccaggtgtgggtgaaagcaggccagaggcgagcagctggagactcatttatttcagttggtacagcagcttatagagccaaggcagccaatctggtcaaggggtggtctatgccctaaccaatcaaagcctgttgccaggcagtttccaaagccatccaatcacagcgtgttgccaggcagtttctgttgcctgtGGCCACCttgcatggccttctcattccaccacaaattcCATCACAGAATATTATGCCATTGTAATTCTTTTTGAGCTATCAATATCATAGATCTTACCCTTTTCAAGTGTGCAagtgatttttagtatatttgtaAGGTTTGTAAAGCCTTCATCGCCAATTCCAGAAtatctaagtaaaaaaaaaaaaacaaaaaaaaaaaaaacacgaggCCATGAGTTGTCTCCCCAGCCTCCCTTTAGCCCAGCAGAGTCATGTTCTCATGTGTGAACCTGAGGAAGAATTAAGTCAGGCTGATAACAAAGCCATTGCCTTACATACTcatttgtggtgaaaacatttacGATCTACTTTTAGCAATTCTGACGAAAGTCACCATTCCATGAGATCTAGTGATCACTAAAGGCTGCTTCTTCCTTTCACCTGAAACTTTGTATGCTCTGATCAACATCTTGCCTTTCTCCATCCAGTGTTCCACCAAACCTCTCATgactaacactttttttttgtaaagattatttatttgaaaggcagaatgacagagagagagacagggagagatcttccatccactgatttacatcCCATAcagctgcaattgctggagctggtccaggctgtaatcaggagcctagaatctcatctaggcctcccatgtgggtagcagggacccaagcagttaggccaccctccactgcttccccaggtgcatcagcaggaagctggatcagaactggagcagctgggactcagatcagcCTCTGATACAGGAAGccgcttagcccactgtgtcatTACTCTGGCCCCTGCTGACGGCCACCCTGCTCTCAAATTCTGAGTTGGTATTTCTTCGATTCTACACGTAAGTGGGATGTGGtatgtatttgtctctctgtgcctgatTTCCCTTAGCATAGTGCCCTTCAGGTTCACCCCTAGGATTACAAAGGACAGGGTTTGGGAATACAGCTGACTCAGAGGTCATCAGCACATAAATAGTGAAGTTCAAGTGCTACAGTGAAgttcatgtgctgggtgtggaagAAGCCATTCAGGAAAGCAACAGgtatagaaaaggagaaaggcaggACTAAGCGAACTGGGAAACACCAGTGTTGGTTGGTACAAAGAGGAGGCAGTTACAGAACTATAGAAGGGGGGTTAatgttgcggcacagcaggttaaggcaccacgctgcatcccatactgcagtgcccgttggagtcctggctacactccttctggtccagctccctgcctctgataatggctcaagtgattgagttcctgctacccatcttggatggagctcctggctcctggctttatgctggcccagccccagctgttgtaggcatctggggagtgaaccaatggacgaaagatctctctccttctctctgcactcaaatcaataaatagggAAAAAAGAACTAGAGAATGGAGTGGTATGGGAGGCaaggagaaggcaagagagaaattCCAAGAAGTGGCTAAGGGCATGATACTGGAATAAAGGAAAGATCTCCGTCTCTTCCATGGTGGCCGTGAGGAGGTCATTCATTATCTTGACAAGCACAGCTTCAGTGGCCTGCAGGAATCAGCTGAAGCAGGCTGCAATTTGCTAAGGAATGAATGGGAGGTGAGGATTCACAGAGGCGAGGGCTATTTCAAGAAGTTTGTCTCTAGAGAGACAAAAATAAGCTGGTAGTCATAGCTCTGGGGACTGTGATGTTGCTGTGGatccattctgagaggaggatggtggtgggggcaagaggcatggagtcaccacacagaccctaggtgtgggtgaaagcaggccaaaGGTGAGCAGCtagaagactcatttatttcagttggcacagcagcttatagagccaaggcagccaatctggtcaaggggtggtctatgctctaaccaatcacagcctgctgccaggcagtttctaaaACCAAGCCATCCAATCAAAGCCTGTTGTCTGTCTGGCTCCATTGTCATGttgtttccgaagccatccaatcacaggctgttgccaggcagtttccattgtCAGATGGCATCCTGGCATGACCTTCTCTTTCCaccacatttcttccttttcgtttatttttgagcaacaggaggcatgattcttggccagaccattgttgaccccgtttccatgtggtctctgcacATGGCTGTGCTTCTTTTAGGATGTCTCCCAGGGGATCTTATCCAtcgttgactaaccagtgctcacaAAGGGAGGCACAGGAGTGCTTACTCAGATAGGGAAAGGAATGAGGAACAAcggtaatcaggaatggcgtgactgcacacaggctgtgggcctttgagtggctgaccagagctagtggggtataaaacagtaaaggatgtggctatgggcactttctcagggtaggatgatagggcaggttcatccgctaacaaggcagactctcagtcgtgttcagctggttctggttggctgacAGTTgtaggcttgatgtttctggctggtacccaaatgggctgtcccgcattctctggaaatacacaagcatatccttggctcttggttagcagaagcctttttacaggcgttggaatccagggcctgaattctgtgttCACTTCGAGATTAACGGcaaacatgtgggtgggatggggtctagaaGCTGTCCTGAGAgcctgggtgcctggggactgccaaaacgtggggatcctcactgggtgcagatgggatgacaTCGCATGGGTTATTGCTTGGAGatcgtctaagttcatcccatggatATTTGGGGGTGGTTGTCTAGGCATTGCTGGGTTGTTTGCTacattgtcattttcactgttggagctctctctccctaagtcaccaattgttgcctgtgaggcagcagcctggagtgacaggctcttatcactcacagactCACTATATTTCTCCTGTGCTTAATGGGGGAcatccttgattcattaggtcaaggccgcatgcccacatggtgtctgcgcagcgtcacctctctcgagtgagggacaATGACATGCTTCCGAATTCTGGCATGATCAgtccttatgtgaattcgccggCGAACCGACAGTataaggaggagccgagaagcggcGTTAggcttctgggtggtgtgtgcctgCCTAACCTGGGGGGACTTAGACCGAGGGCAAGGACcaggaaaggggcgtaggagcGGGTCCACAGGAACACCTGTCCTATTTTATACACGCAAGTGTTCAGCCTGATTCTAGAATCACAGACAAAAGCCAGTTAGGATCTTTTCGATTAAACTTGTTGTATTTTGTCTGACAGGTGAAGGAGGCTCAGTCCCACCATGGGGTCTGGATTGCACAAAGACTCGAAAAGAGGGCAAAGGCTGCTTTGTCGCTTGCAGGCCacacaggaggggaggagagagcaagGACCCAGTGACATGGCTAGCCATGGCCTCCCAGTTCTGCTGTCACTTTTGCAAAGTCCTGAGAAGAACTCCCTGGAACTCCTTGTCACACGTGACAAGATCAGGTTGCTCTGAGCTAGGTAGCCTCGCTGCCCTCTTGGTCAAAACACAACCTGTGTTGCTGGTCCTTTGAGAGAGGAGCTGTGTCATTGGTTCAAAGGAGGCAGGAGCATGTGACGGTTCCAAGCTGCTTCCCCCAtggtgtgggggtgcagggggcatTTTATAGATGACGCAGCAGACAGCTGGTGTGTGGAGATGCAGGTTGGGCAAGTTCTCATTGGAGGAGCTTGGAAACAGCCAGCATGGCACTGGCTCCTGCATACAGCTGCTTTGCCAAGCAAAACGCTGAAAACACAAAGACCTTTGGACTTTCATAGCCTGTAGCACTGGGGCTGGGTGAAGTTTAAGGCAACTCCTTGACATTTTCAGGGGCAGTAGGCCGGGCCCCTGGGTTAAAAGgaaagcagggggcaggggttcGGGGCAACggattaagccaccgcttgggatgcctgcatcccacatcagagttcccggttggactcccagctgctccacttccactccagctcccctaatgcatcctgggaggcagcatatgatgcacaagtgcttgggccctgctgctcatgtgggagcccagagagagttcctggcttgtggcttcagcctggcttaggcctggctgtGCGGGCACGTGGAGAGCgaaaccgtggatggaagatccccatctctctctctacctttcaaggagaagaaaatgaTAAACACGTTTTTAAATTGCCAAAgagaggactggcattgtggcacagcgggttaaactgcctaCCTGctataccagcatcctataatttattttatttttacttttcttactttttagagaaagcttttatttaataaatataaatttcaaaagtagaacttttggattCTAGCAGTGCATCCTGTAAGttgaagtgctggttcgagtcctagctacctGCTTCCCATCTAATTCCCTCGAACACGCctcggaaggcagcagacaagggAACAAATATTTGGGACCCTTTCACCATGTCTGAGACCCTAAGagagaagcctggctcctggctttgggctgtccCATCCTCAATGTGGTagccattaaaaatatatttatgtcttatttgaaagagtggcagagagaaaagagagaaagatcttccattcctggcttcacttcccagaCGACCACAAcggacagggctggaccaggccaaagccaggatccaggagcttcatccgggtctcccacatgggagctggggtccaggcacttgggccatcctctgcctctttcccaggcgcattagtagggagctgggttggaaatggagcagccgggacacgaactggtgcccatacacggggtgctggcattgccgccagcagctttacccacaacgccacaacaccggccccctaaATAAATAGTGTTACAAATTCTAGTGTGAACAGATGGACAGGTGGGAGCTTGGTGTTCCACCGCCTTCCCGCTCTGCGCTGGTGCTTCAGTCACTACCTAGGGCAAATGTGGACTCCTGGAAAGGACCGGGCGGGGCCCTGGGACCCCTTCAGGGCCTCTGTCTTAAGGGTCCTGGGAGTTTCCTGCAGGCATcaagggagagaatcagcagagaaaggcagacagaggacaAGGGACAAGGCCAAGCCCATTGGCTGGGTGAGGAGACAGTTCCGTCAAAGGTTACCTGAAGGccgaggagaagagaggagacacCTTGGCGTTCCTGGCCTGGGTGCACCTGCGCTCCCGGAAGTGCGCCGCCCTACTTCCGGCTCTGGAGGGCGGGACTCCCTTTGCCATTTGGGCTGAGCCCCCAGTGCCAGATGATGAGccagctggaggggagggagtgggatgcCCTGAGCGACAGGTCAAGAGCCACTGATAAGCGATGCTACTtactccagcccctccctggcctccatgCTTCTGTCTTCTTGGAAGTCCTGCTGACTCAGAGGGGTCACAGGGGCCAGTCCTGGAGTCGCCAGACATCAGGACTCGGGGCTTGAGGTGGAGAGATCCACCCTCGCGGGGCCGAAGGAGTCTGACACCCACTCTGAAGTCTCAGACccgagggtgggggagggctccaGGACCTTTCTGCCATGGTGTCTGAGagtctggggcaggggcccagccccaccctgccccaaggAGCACCTGCACCCCCTCAGCGCCTCAGCTTCCCTCATGCTCGCTAGAATGATGTCTCTTGGGAGGGGGGCAACTTGCAGCCCAAGTCACCCTtctcagagacagagatggtttgagaaggggctggcaggttgaggctggctggctggctagaCTTGCTAATGTACAAGATAGTCCCCATGATGTGATAGAATCCATAAAGTGGTATATGGTTGTACGGGTGTTTGCCATGCCATTCTTTAAACTTTACTGCCTGcttgttcttcctttttttttgtttgtttgtttgtttgtttttctttttgtatcaaaatatcaggaaagagggggaaaattctttttttaaagatttatttattggtccGGCGCAGCgcctcactagggtaatcctccgccttgcggcgccagcacaccgggttctagtcccggtcggggcgccggattctgtcccggttgcccctcttccaggccagctctctgctgtagccagggagtgcagtggaggatggcccaggtgcttgggccctgcacccgcatgggagaccaggaaaagcacctggctcctggctcctgccatcggatcagcgcggttcgccggccgcagcgcgccggtcgcggcggccattggagggtgaaccaacggcaaaggaagacctttctctctgtgtctctctctcactgtccactctgcctgtcaaaaaataaaaataaaaaaaaaataaaaatataaagatttatttatttatttggaggtcagagttacacatacagagaagacgcagagagagagagataaagagaggtcggTGGGGATTCAGATCTGATCTGGTCTGGGGAAGGGGATGCCTGGATTGAGTGGCAGGGAGTGTTAGTGAAGTGGGCACCTGGGTTGAAGCTATCTTGGTGCAGAGATGTGTCAGCTGTCAGTTGAAGGACTAGGAACCTGGGACACTCAGGTGACTGGGAAAGGCCAGGCGTGTGTCGGTGGACAAAGAATCGTGAcaaagatcccatctgctggatcactccccgacatggccacaatggccagaaatgggtcaatctaagccaggagcttgagcttcttccaggtctcccaagggggtgcagggcctcaagtgcttgggccatcttccaccgccttcccagggcactagcagagagctggatcggaagtggagcagacgggactagaaccggtgcccatatgggatggcggctccAGGGGCGGAGGACTCACCTACTGCACTCCAGCGGCCAGCTTGTCGGTGTTGGCTCTGATGCTGGGTTCAGGAAATTCAGCCGTCTCCAGGCTGAGGCCTATCCTCCATCCTAATTCAGAAAGTCCCCGTCCTGGCTGTGTCAGGAGACAGCACTCGCCAAGAGTGAGCGCTGACCTTCTGCTTGGAGGGGAAAAGGAGGGCGTGGCTACAGCCAGACCAAGGGAGGGCCAGAGACAGTTGGACCCTGGAACATCAGGTCTGGAGgatgcactgcaggctgtggacaGTGCTGTGCACCTTGAGCCTGGGTCTGGCTAGGTGGGAGCTGAAGGGTCAGGCCACCCGGAGGCCAGAGGGAAAAGGGGAAACCTCCCCCTCTGCTCTCTTCTTCCCCCCTGCAGCCTCACGATGTGGACCTTCATGCTCCTGGGCCTTCTCTGTGCCTCGGCCTCTGCCAGTGCCAGTAAGTGAGCCGCTGGGACTCTGGTGGCGGGTGGCGGGAAGGGGCCCCTGCTCGGCTGGTGGCCAAGGCTTGCAGGGCCGCTCCTGAGCGGTGGGAACTGGGAGGTCCTTGCCTCCAAGcccccctttctttccactgcagtCCAGGCCAGGTCCTCCTCCTACAGTGGCGAGTACggaagtggaggaggggagcCATTCTCCCACTCCGGCCTCCAGCTGGAAGGGCCCATCACAGCCATCCGTGTCCGGGTTGACAGCTTCAATATCGCGGGGTAAGGCTCTTCCGCGTTCCTCAAGCTCTTACTAGCTCAGGAAGTGCTCTTTCACTCTGGGCCACCTGTGCCTCAACCAACAGGTCCCTAGTGAGGCAGGATATGGGGATAGCTGTGAGAGGACTCGGCTTCCAGAACCGTACCCTTTGGACTCCTCCCTCCCCGAATATGCCTGGTGGTGGCAAATCATTAATAACCACTAACTCTCAGGGGCCTGGAAGTCgaccagcccagcccacctgccTTCTGCGGTTTAAAGTTTCTTTCCAATAtccctgctgggtgccctgcaACTTTGCTCAACGCCTCTCTTGAGCAGTCCCCACTCCATTGCTAGTCGGAAAATTCTATCACGTGCAGAGCCAAAGTGTGTCCGCTGATCCTGGAtctgcctcctgggacagcagggacaagcctcttccctctcccacaagggagcCACTCAGCTGTTAGAAAATCCCTTTGCTTCCACAAGTGCGGGAATGGGGGAGGGCATCGTAGGAGGCTGGACTCCAAATTCAAGGCCTgccatgtgctgtgtgtgggCGACTCTGGACAagctgccttccttctctgcacctgctgtcagccaggccaggagctgaagttctttgtgtggtcctccaGGGCTCACCCGGCCTACACTTTTGGGGCAACTAGCAGGGACTGCTCATGCTAGTGTCCAGTTTGGAGGACTCCACGTGCAGGTCAAAAGGTCCTGAACTCTGATGACCTAATCAGTGTCCccgttcctgccctcccacccgtcCCAGTCTCCAGGTGCGCTATGGCCAGGTGTGGAGCGACTACGTGGGTGgcaacctgggagacctggaggagatctTTCTGCACCCAGGGGAGTCGGTGATCCAGGTGTCTGGGTCATACAGAAACTATCTGAACACCCTGAACTTTTATACTGATTATGGTCGCATCCTTTCCTTTGGGAAAGACACAGGCGTAATCTTCCATGCTGTCCCTTTGCACCTGGACGCCGTGCTCCGATTCATCAGTGGCCGAGCTGGCTTATTCGTCAGCGCCATTGGCCTGCACTGGGACACCATCCCAGAAACTGCCCCAGCAACTGCTGAGCCCGCCTCCTCCGTGGCAGGGCCCCGTGGTGGGGTGTGACAACTCCCTGATCACCATTCCCAGACAAATGGCTCAATAAAAGGACATGGCTAAAGctggtgtgcatgtgggtgtgtgcaggcgGGACCCACTCTTGGAGGGCGGTGTGACTCTCAGCTCTGGCTACCTGCTGCTAAGAGTGGGAGCACGAGGGAGACAGGTGTTGAGAATCCTGGGCTCTTCCGTACGTCGCAAGGAGAGGAGACGCTGGTTTGAACCAACTCTTTTCGGGGTTAGCTCTTGAGAATGTCGGTCCAAACAGGAGTTCTGAAGGGAAGGCTCAGCGGGGGCACACCGCCGAGCCCCAGGTGTGCCTCTCTGGCGCCCTCCCCCCTGAGAAGGGGCTGGCTTCTCTGCCCAAAggctgtcccctctccctggagCTCAGCTGCAGGTGGGTGGCCTGCACCTCTGTCCTCCCATCTGTCCCAGATCCGCTCTCCCTGCTGAAGTTTCGCCCCAGTTTGTGCTTAAGGACTCCACCCCATTCCCCAGGCCAGTTCTTCCTCGTCTTTACCCCTAACCTGGTGCTCTTGCTTAGCCCTCTCGGAACTGGCGCTCAGGCAGATGAGAAGCCCGTGGCTGAGACACACCCATGTCCCGTATTAGAGCGAGTGGGTTtcattcctgactccaccttcctgatgacgtggctcctgggaggcagcagggacggttcaggatggttcaagtgccacccacacgggagagccGGTTGAgttctcctccagcttctgcccccactcccacctctctaacaaacagaaaataaaaacggagccagcgccgtggctcataggctaatgctccgcttatggcgccagcacaccgagttctagtcccggttggggcgccagattctataccggttgcccctcttccaggccagctctctgctgtggccagggagtacaatagaggatggcccaagacctcgggccctgcaccccatgggagaccaggagaagtacctgactcctgccttctgatcagtgtggtgcatcgaccgcagtgcaccggcctcggctgcaattggagggtgaaccaatggcaaaagaagacctttctctctgtctctctccctcactgtccactctgcctgtcaaaaaaaaaagacaaaacaaaacaaaacaaacaaacaaacaaacaaaaaaaaccaaaaacacggTGCAAGgagaagcatcaagattacagaagttattgcgccaaggagaagaaatagccaggatttccatgaccagatgtcaggccagaagtcccagccctgcttggcctggtcctggagctgcttggctttgtccaggaaaagtACGAATTTGGATTTGTACCTGTCCAGTCTGATTGACCGAGAGACAACATTCTTCCTAGAACATGGCACAGACACCCCCCAGAACAGCACTTAGCAtgtccaatttctttctttcataaccttttgtgacttccacacaccctcttcaacttacttgaaacatgccatcatttccattccagtctagagtaaactagccatcaggattcttacaaccatgtcctttccttatttaaaaagctctttcctttttaaccctTCTTGCCaagaacactctttccttctAAACCTTACTTACCACGCACACATTTTTatccttgtgatgttttccatagagcctggttggctctttctaccttaccAGAAGtctgaggtctccatgcagagtgaaggtGCCTTACAAATCCCCTGTGTGATCTAGAGCTCTGGTGAAGGCAATCAGTTTGCTAACTGAGCAaaagttcctgggggcagagcatgccgtaactgttgcataccctgagaagcaggtcccATCTGACAAAGCTGCTTCCATCTATGAACCAAACTTCATGTGTGTTAGTCAGGGGGCTGTCTTttaggtcccttctgctggcatagatcaagtctatagtctcagCAGAGGAGTGGGGGGGGACCACTTTCCCCCTGGGTTAGAGTAGAGCAATGCCTTATTTTTACCTGAGGGTTTTTTAGAAGGAGGACCTGATATTTTAGTATTCTGCGATCTGTGAGCCAGTGAGAGCCCTTTTgctctaatagagaatttatttggTGTGGGGTATAAAGGGTGATGTCTTGTCCCACTGTAATTCTAGATacctcctctgtcagcaaggcagccgctgccattgtcttTAGGCAGTGAGGCTATCCTTGTGCAaccatgtctaaggttttagaaaagtagcccacaggttgcttaacaggtcccagatcctgagttaaccctcctaaggtgcctccctgcctcccagtgaaGTACAGCTGGGAGGGTCTCTCTGGATTTGGCAGTCCTAGCACAGGGCTTTAGTCATAGCATCCTTTAGTTGAGCAAAGGCTGC harbors:
- the LOC138847126 gene encoding zymogen granule membrane protein 16-like, with translation MWTFMLLGLLCASASASAIQARSSSYSGEYGSGGGEPFSHSGLQLEGPITAIRVRVDSFNIAGLQVRYGQVWSDYVGGNLGDLEEIFLHPGESVIQVSGSYRNYLNTLNFYTDYGRILSFGKDTGVIFHAVPLHLDAVLRFISGRAGLFVSAIGLHWDTIPETAPATAEPASSVAGPRGGV